A window of Thermodesulfobacteriota bacterium genomic DNA:
CCATTTTTATATGAAAGTCTAAGTGCATTTGAGAATATTAGATTTTTTGCTTCGATGTATGGTATCTCAAATGCTGAGGAAAAGGCCACTGAGGTAATAAGAAAAGTGGGACTCGAGAATAGGACGCACGATCTGGTCAGGACATTTTCCAGCGGTATGAAGCAACGTCTGGCAGTAGCGCGTGCAATAGTTCATGACCCTAGAATCCTTCTATTGGATGAACCCTACTCGGGTTTGGATCAGCATGGAACCAGAATATTTAATGAGATGCTGAAGTTACTTAAAACGCAAAAGAGAACTATATTGATGGCGACTCATAACATATCAGAGGGATTCGAGCTGAGCGATAGAGTAGCAATTCTGAGTAATGGAAAATTTGTATTTGAAAGCCTCACGAATGAGTTAGAAGATGCTAAATTTACAGATATATATTTTGAGAAGGTTGTTAAACCGATATGACGGCGAGCATTCTTTCTGAAATTAAAATGCCTTGGTTCTGATTTGAGATTGGTTAATACATGATTTCTTGGAGTAATATTTTACTTTGCCTAATTTATAGAGACTGTCATTATGGTTAGATTTAGTTTCATCAAACCTTTTCAGAATGAAAAGGACTTGAACGGCCTTCCAAAAATTGCGTTAAGAAAATCAGAAACGAAGACGTTAAAAAAAATTTGTGGCTTGGGGCTGGGTTAAATTTTTTAGTCGGAGTTTATGATTTTTAGCGAATTTTTGGGTAGCCTTGATTTTT
This region includes:
- the ccmA gene encoding heme ABC exporter ATP-binding protein CcmA; amino-acid sequence: MDTTGFDIHIDGLSKSFGSLQALSGIDLSVGEGEFLTIFGPNGAGKTTLLRILSSLTKPTAGRILVAGHDIRIEPQKIRESVGFISHQPFLYESLSAFENIRFFASMYGISNAEEKATEVIRKVGLENRTHDLVRTFSSGMKQRLAVARAIVHDPRILLLDEPYSGLDQHGTRIFNEMLKLLKTQKRTILMATHNISEGFELSDRVAILSNGKFVFESLTNELEDAKFTDIYFEKVVKPI